A single Ammospiza caudacuta isolate bAmmCau1 chromosome 6, bAmmCau1.pri, whole genome shotgun sequence DNA region contains:
- the NRIP3 gene encoding nuclear receptor-interacting protein 3 — translation MFYSGILTEPSRKEVEIREAASLRQQRRMKQAVQFIHKDSADLLPLDGLKKLGTSKDTQPHNILQKRLMETNLSKFRGSRGSWAPKDPSSQTNKLNQTRLGSSGKTEDEELIVVSCQCAGKELKAVVDTGSQHNLMSSACLDRLGLKEHLKALPEEEEMVSLPNKVKAIGQIECLSLMVGAVPVECAALVVEDNEQPFSFGLQTLKSLKCVINMEKHHLVLGQMDREEIPFVGADSAEAGEQSVGALQCFWKCCWELPLN, via the exons atgttttattCGGGCATCCTGACAGAGCCGAGCAGGAAAGAAGTGGAGATCAGGGAAGCGGCGTCTCTCCGGCAGCAGAGGAGGATGAAGCAGGCGGTGCAGTTCATCCACAAGGATTCTGCGGATCTGCTCCCTCTGGACGGGCTGAAGAAGCTGGGCACGTCGAAGGATACT CAACCACATAACATCCTGCAGAAGCGCCTGATGGAGACAAACTTATCCAAGTTCCGAGGCAGCCGAGGCAGCTGGGCCCCAAAGGATCCCTCATCACAGACCAACAAGCTGAACCAAACCAGACTGGGCAGCTCAGGGAAAACTGAGGATGAAGAGCTCATAGTGGTGAGCTGCCAG TGTGcggggaaggagctgaaggcTGTGGTGGACACCGGCTCGCAGCACAACCTCATGTCATCTGCCTGCCTGGACAGGCTGGG GTTAAAGGAGCATCTCAAGGCACTCcctgaggaagaggagatggTTTCCTTGCCAAACAAGGTGAAAGCCATCGGGCAGATCGAGTGTCTGTCGCTCATGGTGGGAGCGGTCCCCGTGGAGTGCGCTGCCCTTGTTGTGG aagacAACGAGCAACCCTTTTCCTTTGGGCTGCAGACACTGAAGTCTCTGAAG TGTGTCATAAACATGGAGAAGCACCACCTGGTTCTGGGGCAGATGGACAGGGAGGAAATCCCGTTTGTGGGCGCTGACAGTgctgaggcaggagagca GTCTGTTGGGGCTCTACAGTGCTTTTGGAAATGCTGTTGGGAATTGCCATTGAACTGA